One Periophthalmus magnuspinnatus isolate fPerMag1 chromosome 15, fPerMag1.2.pri, whole genome shotgun sequence genomic window carries:
- the kcnk18 gene encoding potassium channel subfamily K member 18, translated as MFSSPQAIPRSGPWSRLWSGCGPGGLLSVVRSRRVWRLIPHLVLVLSLVLYAALGAVIFWFIEGGAESNPTEPQYNAFLKDLVQTVQNQSANASYSLEDVMEGVRSKMEKDFQSIWLQSPKRWNYTSSMFFCCTVFTTVGYGELYPVTLGGKVACVLYAMVGVPLMLLVILDVGDFLALLMTRIYRHLYRLFSTLRSRKFTPWKKRQKSFDLQSRRMLEDGTIVFGQNDMVISKPLDIRQVLHSQETVRQRSIHLQNNREIFERILAREQLLRKGPVSRSMSCPELERLPKSKKPFVLWDFTGLGEDMDRLDVPFALILFLVFAYILLVGLVLPLWETELSGFDAFYFCFITVTTIGFGDIIPKHPNYFMLTSLFIISGMAIVSMAFKLSQSKIVNVYRKCIKYVNPRKDNDCGHHDN; from the exons atgttcTCCAGTCCTCAGGCTATTCCCCGGTCTGGACCCTGGTCCAGACTCTGGTCTGGGTGTGGTCCTGGGGGGCTCCTGTCAGTGGTCCGGTCCCGGCGGGTCTGGAGACTGATCCCacacttagtcctggttctgtctctgGTTCTGTATGCGGCGCTGGGAGCTGTGATCTTCTGGTTCATCGAaggaggagctgagtccaaCCCCACAGAACCTCAGTACAACGCTTTCCTCaaagacctggtccagaccgtCCAGAATCAatcag CGAACGCCTCATACTCGTTGGAGGATGTGATGGAGGGAGTGCGCTCAAAGATGGAGAAGGATTTTCAATCCATTTGGCTCCAGAGCCCAAAGAGATGGAACTACACCAGCTCTATGTTCTTCTGCTGCACTGTGTTCACTACTGTGG GTTACGGAGAGCTGTACCCCGTGACGTTGGGGGGTAAAGTGGCGTGTGTGCTGTATGCGATGGTGGGCGTTCCTTTGATGCTCTTGGTCATTCTGGACGTTGGAGATTTCCTGGCCCTGCTCATGACCCGCATATATAGGCATCTGTACAGGCTCTTCTCCACTCTGAGGAGCCGCAAATTCACACCGTGGAAAAAGCGCCAGAAATCCTTCGACCTCCAGAGCCGCCGTATGCTGGAGGATGGGACCATCGTGTTCGGACAAAATGACATGGTTATCAGCAAACCTCTGGACATCAGACAG gtTCTCCACTCTCAGGAGACTGTGCGGCAGAGGTCCATCCACCTGCAGAACAACAGGGAGATCTTTGAGCGGATCCTGGCGAGAGAGCAGCTCCTCCGTAAAGGTCCTGTGAGTCGTAGCATGTCGTGTCCGGAGCTGGAGCGTTTGCCCAAATCCAAGAAGCCATTTGTGCTGTGGGACTTTACCGGGCTGGGGGAGGACATGGACCGGCTGGACGTGCCCTTTGCCCTCATTCTCTTCCTCGTCTTCGCATACATTCTGCTGGTAGGACTGGTGCTGCCCCTGTGGGAGACCGAGCTCAGTGGCTTCGATGCATTTTACTTCTGCTTTATCACCGTGACGACCATTGGCTTCGGCGACATCATACCCAAACACCCAAACTATTTCATGCTCACGTCTCTCTTCATTATCAGTGGCATGGCCATTGTTTCCATGGCGTTCAAACTCAGCCAGTCCAAGATTGTCAACGTCTACCGGAAATGCATCAAATATGTGAACCCACGAAAGGACAACGACTGTGGTCACCATGACAACTGA